Proteins encoded in a region of the Zea mays cultivar B73 chromosome 4, Zm-B73-REFERENCE-NAM-5.0, whole genome shotgun sequence genome:
- the LOC103653545 gene encoding uncharacterized protein At2g33490 has product MKSPLRRLRGFGHHHPKERRGHQPPPAKLDELVCAAHEVEDMRNCYDGLISAAAATTNSVYEFSEALEELGGCFLAKTALNGDDDDSGRVLMMLGKVQFELQKFVDSYRSNIIYTITTPSESLLKELQTVEEMKQQCDMKREAYEATRASYREKGRSRHSKTETYSAEQLQSALAEYQEDAALFIFRLKSLRQGQFHSLLTQASRHHAAQLSFFRRGLKCLEALEPHVKAIAERQHIDYQFSGLEDDESDNDDYSSDQDDCSEDGELSFDYEINDKDQDFLASGGSMDLDKRDVKNSPQPVKESMQEEVKQTKGNVLTPRVKPELNAHSGNLQDPSERLWQMKPSSAKHSYKLPMPVDDKQDPRPVGAPRSHHSQQLESKPRVSMNPWHSSPLTKDFRPGGHVKTVSSTEATSTFSQSVSGYKKTKRESWSGPIPSRPGLSKPSSLNGHRSPPMAHLVTPGNLQCHSRQPSVSPKVSPKMLPHPTRSPTISELHELPRPPANVESLRPSGLIGYSGPLVPKRQTEMPAASQTPSPLPLPPATLTRSYSIPSNSQRIPIITVDRLLEARNSRDGSDNSSPPLTPLSLADLSQQQGTKTSTSRTRIKGAL; this is encoded by the exons ATGAAGTCGCCGTTGCGCAGGCTCAGGGGCTTCGGCCACCACCACCCCAAGGAGCGGAGGGGGCACCAGCCGCCgccggccaagctcgacgagctcGTCTGCGCCGCCCAT GAGGTGGAAGACATGAGAAACTGCTATGAtggcttgatttcagctgcagccGCTACAACAAATAGTGTATATG AGTTTTCTGAGGCTCTTGAAGAACTGGGAGGCTGCTTTCTCGCAAAAACTGCACTAAATGGTGATGACGATGATAGTG GTAGAGTGCTGATGATGCTGGGAAAGGTCCAATTTGAATTACAAAAGTTTGTTGATTCTTAT CGGTCAAATATCATTTATACTATCACAACCCCATCAGAGTCTCTTCTCAAGGAGCTACAGACGGTAGAG GAAATGAAGCAGCAATGCGACATGAAAAG AGAGGCGTATGAAGCTACGAGGGCATCCTATAGAGAAAAAGGAAGGTCAAGGCATTCCAAAACTGAAACATACTCTGCAGAACAACTGCAAAGTGCTCTCGCTGAGTACCAAGAAGATGCAGCGCTGTTCATATTTCGCTTAAAATCATTGAGGCAAGGGCAATTCCATAGCCTTTTAACACAGGCTTCTCGCCATCATGCTGCTCAG TTAAGCTTTTTCAGGAGAGGGCTGAAGTGTCTTGAGGCACTCGAACCCCATGTAAAAGCTATAGCTGAGAGACAGCACATTGACTACCAGTTCAGTGGTCTTGAGGATGATGAATCTGACAATGATGATTACAGCTCCGACCAGGATGATTGCAGCGAAGACGGAGAGCTTAGTTTCGACTATGAAATAAATGACAAGGACCAAGATTTTCTTGCTTCAGGAGGTTCGATGGAT TTAGATAAAAGAGATGTGAAGAATTCCCCGCAGCCAGTAAAAGAAAGCATGCAG GAAGAGGTCAAACAAACCAAGGGAAATGTTTTGACTCCACGAGTGAAGCCAGAGTTGAATGCACACTCAGGCAATTTACAGGATCCATCTGAGAGATTATGGCAAATGAAGCCATCTTCAGCCAAGCATTCGTACAAACTTCCAATGCCAGTTGATGACAAGCAGGATCCCAGACCAGTAGGTGCTCCCAGATCACATCATTCCCAGCAGTTGGAAAGTAAGCCTCGTGTCTCGATGAATCCGTGGCACTCATCTCCACTGACGAAAGACTTCAGGCCGGGTGGCCATGTGAAAACGGTATCGAGTACGGAGGCGACATCGACGTTCTCCCAGTCGGTTTCTGGCTACAAGAAGACGAAGAGGGAGTCTTGGTCTGGTCCAATACCAAGCAGACCAGGGCTaagcaagccatcttctctgaacGGCCACAGGTCACCACCCATGGCACATCTTGTGACGCCAGGAAATCTACAGTGCCACTCTCGGCAGCCATCCGTGTCCCCAAAAGTCTCCCCCAAGATGCTGCcacatccaacgagatcaccaacGATCAGTGAGCTGCATGAGCTGCCTAGGCCTCCAGCAAACGTGGAGTCCCTCAGGCCTTCTGGTTTGATCGGTTACTCTGGTCCTCTGGTACCCAAGCGTCAGACTGAAATGCCTGCAGCATCACAAACCCCCTCGCCACTTCCGCTGCCGCCCGCTACCCTCACTCGCAGCTATTCCATACCCTCGAATAGCCAGAGGATACCAATCATCACTGTGGACAGACTGTTGGAGGCTAGAAATAGCAGGGACGGCAGTGACAACTCTTCCCCACCACTTACTCCGTTGTCACTGGCTGATTTGTCCCAACAGCAAGGAACAAAAACAAGTACAAGTCGCACAAGGATAAAGG GAGCCTTGTGA